The Amycolatopsis solani genome segment CTGAGCGCGTCGGTGCCGTCGGTCGGGCCGCCGCCGAGGCTCATGTTGACCGCCTTGGCGCCGGAGTGCGCCGCCCACTCCATCCCGGCGAGGACCCAGGATTCGTAGCCGAAGCCGTCGTCGTCGAGCACCTTGCCGACGAGCAGTTTCGCGCCCGGCGCGGCACCCTTGAGCCGGCCGCCGGACGCGGCGCCGGAGCCCGCGATCGTCGAGGCGACGTGCGTGCCGTGGCCGAAGTGGTCGGTGGTGTCGGGGCTGGTCGTGAAGTTGACCGCCTCGCTCACGCGACCGGCCAGGTCGGGGTGGGTGGGGTCGTAGCCGGTGTCGAGCACCGCGACCGTGGTGCCGGTGCCGTCGTAGCCCGCGGCCCACGCTTCGGGGGCGCCGATCTGCGGGACGCTGCGGTCGAGGGAGACGCGGACCTTGCGGTCCAGGGAGATCCGCTCGAGGTTCCCCGACGAGGCCCAGAACGCGGCGGCGGTCGCCTTGCCGGCCCGCGCGGAACGGCCGTTGACGCTGGTCAGCGTCGCGCCGAGCTCGGCGTTCGCGGTGGTTTTCCGGAGGTCCGTGCCCTTGCGGTAGGTGAGGATCAGCGGGAGGGTCGCCGACTGCTCGTCGGCGTACCCCTCGGCGATCAGCTCGGTGACGTCGAACAGGGTCCGGTCGACCTGCTTCGAGCCCAGCCGGGGCGCCACGTCCTCGGGGAAGACGCTGAGGTGGCCGTCGACCTCCTGCTGGTGGAACCGGATCTTCTCCCGGCCCGGCGCGGGCTGGACGGTGGCGGCCTGCTTGCCGCCGGGCTGCCGTTCGACCTGGACGACGTCCCCGGTGAGCAGGGTGACCGAATGCCGCTCGACCCCCGCGGGAGCCGCCGCGGCTTGTGGGCCGGGGGCCGCGTGCGCGACACCGGCGGTGCCCGCGACGAGGGTCCCGGCGCAGGCCAGGACCAGAACACGTGATCTCCAGTGCATCGCACCAGGCTCGCGCCGCGACCGTGATCCGTCACTAGGGCGGAGACGTCCGAAACACGACACGTCGCATCTTCGTCAGCCGCCCACCGCACGCCGCGGTCGCCGGCCGTCGGGCTTGATCGCTTTTCGCGACGGCCGGGCCTCCGTAGCGTGGCCGGCATGACCCCACAGCACGCGCTCTGGCTGCCGCTCTTCGACGAGCTGGCCGACCCCGTCCTCGTCGCCGAGCTCGCCGCCGAGGCCGAAGCGGCCGGGTGGCACGGCTTCTTCGTCTGGGACCACCTGCGCTGGCGCGAACCGGTGGCCGCGGTGGCCGATCCGTGGATCACGCTGGCCGCGGTCGCCGCCGCCACTTCGTCGCTGCGGTTCGGGCCGATGGTCAGCGCCATCAGCAGGCGACGGCCCGCCAAGCTCGCCCGCGAGACCGCCACCCTCGACCGGCTCGGCGGCGGACGGCTCACGCTCGGCGTCGGCCTCGGCAGCGACCGGTTCGGCGAGGAGTTCTCCCGCACCGGCGAGGAGTGCGACGACCGGGTGCGGGCCCGCATGCTCGACGAAGCTCTCGACGTCCTCACCGCCGCCTGGTCCGGTGAAGTCGTGCACCACCGCGGCGAGCACTACACGGTGGACGGCATCCGGTTCCTGCCGGCACCCGCCGGGCGGATTCCCGTCTGGGCGGCGGGTTTCCCCGGCAAGCTCCGCCCGATGCGCCGGGCCGCGCGGCTCGACGGGTACTTCCCGGTGAACCTCGACTCCGCCGGCCGCTTCGCCGACGCCGTCGCCGAGGTGGAGGCGCTGCGGACCGGCACCGGACCATTCGACTACGTCGCGGAAATCCAGCCCGGCGACGACGGCTCGGCCTACGCGCGGGCGGGCGCGACCTGGCTGCTGACCGGCTTCGACCCGGAAGCCCTCTCCGTCGACCAGGTGCGCGGCGTGCTGCGCGACGGGCCGCACTGAGTCACGCGCGGAGGACGAACCCCGGGCCGATACCGTTCCGGCTCGTGCGGGACGACGTGCGCGTGGCGAAGACGGTGGTCATGGCGCTGGGGTTCGTCCTGATCGCGCTGGGGGTCGCCGCCGGAGGCGCGCTGCTCCTGCTCGCGGCCTTGGCGAGCGGTGGCCGCGACTGGGTGGGCGCCGGCCCGGCGTTCACGCTGTTCGCCGCGGCCGCCGCGTGGACGGTGCTGGCCGGCGGGCTCGCCGTGTGGTCGGCGCGCCGGGCGAGCCGGCTCGCCGGGCTGTTCTGCGTCGTGCTCGGCGCGGTGCCCGCCGCCGTCGTGGCCTTCGCCGTCCGCTGAACTTCAGCCGGTCAGGACCCACTCGATCTGGTCCACCGTCGGCGTTTCCACCTCGAACAGGCACTGGAGCTGGAAGCCGTCGGCGGCGGCGGCCAGGCGGGCCGCCTCGGCCGGGGGCAGGACCTCCGCCAGCCGTTCGCGCAGGCGGGCGTTCGAAAGGCGGCTGACCTGGCGGAACTCCTCGTGGCGCATGCCGAGCATGTACAGCTCGTAGGCGACCACGCTCGTCTCCCGCTGCTCGGTCAGCTGGTGGTGGATCAGCTCCGCCAGCCGGGTGACGACGTTCGCCGGGCTGGTGCCCGCGAGCCACTCCACCAGGGTGTCCGTCCGCAGGCGCAGGACGCGGGAGCCGGCCTCGAGCAGCAGGGCCGGGACCGAGTCGAAGTGGTAGGCGACCGAGCCGACCGGGACGCCGGCCTCGGTCGCGACCGAGCGGGCCGTCACGCTCGCGATCCCGCCGGCCCGCACCAGCCGGATGGCCGCGTGCACGATCCGCTCCCGGCGGTCCGGATCATTGGGTGTGTTCTTCGGGCGCACGGCTTCCCCTCCTCGCGTTGATCAGCATGACACCCACGACGACGAGCGCGACGCCACCCCAGCCCGCCGGGGACAGGCGGTCCGCGAACAGCACCGCCGCCAGCAGGGCCACCGCCGCGGTGCCCGCGCCGGTCCAGACCACGTAGGCCACGCTCACCGGCACCACCTTCAGCGCGAAGGCCAGCATGACGGTCGTTCCGCAGTAGGCGGCGACCGAGACGACCGACGGCAGCGGGACCGTGAACCCGTGCGACGCCTTGAGCGTCAGCGTGGCAACGACCTCGAGCACGACCGTCGCGGCCAGGCACAGCCAGCCGCGCACCCGGGCCGCGCTCATCCCTGGAACCCGAGGATCGTCACGCCGAGCACCGTCAGCGCCATGCCCAGCAGCTGCACCGGGCGGGTGCGCACCCCGAAGAAGAGCCGGTCGACAACCACGAGGACCACCGCCGCGGTCCCGGTCCACACGGCGTAGACGAACCCCACCGGCAGCCGCTGGACCAGCCACGACAGCAGGAGAGTGGCGCAAGCGAAGGAGACG includes the following:
- a CDS encoding DMT family transporter, coding for MSAARVRGWLCLAATVVLEVVATLTLKASHGFTVPLPSVVSVAAYCGTTVMLAFALKVVPVSVAYVVWTGAGTAAVALLAAVLFADRLSPAGWGGVALVVVGVMLINARRGSRAPEEHTQ
- a CDS encoding TetR/AcrR family transcriptional regulator, with translation MRPKNTPNDPDRRERIVHAAIRLVRAGGIASVTARSVATEAGVPVGSVAYHFDSVPALLLEAGSRVLRLRTDTLVEWLAGTSPANVVTRLAELIHHQLTEQRETSVVAYELYMLGMRHEEFRQVSRLSNARLRERLAEVLPPAEAARLAAAADGFQLQCLFEVETPTVDQIEWVLTG
- a CDS encoding DMT family transporter, translating into MTFLVLALAIASGLSGTLFTRASHGFKRWRPALAAVVSFACATLLLSWLVQRLPVGFVYAVWTGTAAVVLVVVDRLFFGVRTRPVQLLGMALTVLGVTILGFQG
- a CDS encoding LLM class flavin-dependent oxidoreductase, with protein sequence MTPQHALWLPLFDELADPVLVAELAAEAEAAGWHGFFVWDHLRWREPVAAVADPWITLAAVAAATSSLRFGPMVSAISRRRPAKLARETATLDRLGGGRLTLGVGLGSDRFGEEFSRTGEECDDRVRARMLDEALDVLTAAWSGEVVHHRGEHYTVDGIRFLPAPAGRIPVWAAGFPGKLRPMRRAARLDGYFPVNLDSAGRFADAVAEVEALRTGTGPFDYVAEIQPGDDGSAYARAGATWLLTGFDPEALSVDQVRGVLRDGPH